The following coding sequences are from one Candidatus Dependentiae bacterium window:
- the rpsT gene encoding 30S ribosomal protein S20 → MANIKSAKKRAKQTIKKRQKNLTRKTALKTAVKKVVAAIKDGSDVAKAKTLLRDAEAQLSRAKGKGVIHKNTARRKVSRLAKRVAQLERTA, encoded by the coding sequence ATGGCAAATATTAAATCTGCAAAAAAACGTGCAAAGCAGACGATTAAAAAACGTCAAAAAAATCTTACACGTAAAACTGCGCTAAAAACTGCAGTGAAAAAAGTTGTTGCAGCTATAAAAGATGGCAGTGATGTAGCTAAAGCAAAAACTTTATTACGCGATGCTGAAGCACAACTTTCTCGTGCAAAAGGCAAAGGCGTAATTCATAAAAATACCGCTCGCCGTAAAGTAAGCCGTTTGGCAAAACGTGTTGCACAGCTTGAGCGTACAGCGTAA
- the rpmB gene encoding 50S ribosomal protein L28, with the protein MARICAMCGKRPQVANLVSHAKNRTKRWVFPNVHKMRFTKTANNSGKVYNDKVCTKCVKAKKVQKVV; encoded by the coding sequence ATGGCACGGATATGCGCAATGTGTGGAAAACGTCCACAAGTGGCAAATTTAGTCAGTCACGCAAAAAATAGAACAAAACGTTGGGTATTCCCAAATGTTCATAAAATGCGTTTTACTAAAACTGCTAACAACTCAGGTAAAGTCTATAATGATAAAGTTTGCACTAAATGCGTAAAAGCTAAAAAAGTGCAAAAAGTTGTTTAA
- a CDS encoding inositol monophosphatase family protein codes for MEYKVDLQSLRAQVEPLMRKAGDLQLSLFRSDKLDVRRKADQSYVCNADIESEELLKEGLHKIFDEAGFFAEESGKSEGEAAYHWVIDPLDGTTNYVHGLPYFGISVALTYKYKSIWGAVFNPIANDFFYAIKGAGAFLGDKKLSMHDGRSMRNTMVIIGLPYTRNEGFKKILRKIPEIAKSCYAFRHFGSAALDQAYLARGGLDGIFFPRLGWWDIAAGMLLVTESGGLVTDFEGKEVDYDYNSYLAGSVAVHAELVALLKNGPI; via the coding sequence GTGGAATATAAAGTAGATTTGCAATCATTGCGGGCACAAGTTGAACCACTTATGCGTAAAGCAGGTGATTTGCAGTTATCATTATTCCGTTCAGATAAACTTGATGTACGTCGTAAGGCTGATCAAAGTTATGTGTGTAATGCAGATATTGAAAGTGAAGAGTTACTCAAAGAAGGTTTGCATAAGATTTTTGATGAAGCAGGTTTTTTTGCTGAGGAATCGGGGAAATCTGAAGGAGAAGCTGCATATCATTGGGTGATAGATCCATTGGATGGAACCACCAATTATGTGCATGGACTACCTTATTTTGGTATTTCAGTTGCTTTGACCTATAAATATAAGTCTATTTGGGGTGCAGTTTTTAATCCTATAGCAAATGATTTCTTTTATGCTATTAAAGGTGCGGGAGCATTTTTAGGTGATAAAAAGCTTTCAATGCATGATGGGCGTTCTATGCGCAATACTATGGTTATTATAGGATTACCTTATACGCGTAATGAGGGATTTAAAAAAATATTAAGAAAAATACCTGAAATAGCTAAAAGTTGCTATGCTTTTCGTCACTTTGGCTCTGCTGCCCTTGATCAGGCATATTTGGCGCGTGGCGGTTTGGATGGCATATTCTTTCCCCGTTTGGGTTGGTGGGACATTGCAGCAGGGATGCTCCTTGTTACTGAATCAGGCGGATTAGTGACCGATTTTGAAGGGAAAGAGGTGGATTATGACTATAATTCATACTTGGCCGGCAGTGTGGCGGTACATGCTGAATTGGTGGCATTATTAAAAAACGGTCCAATTTGA
- the ftsH gene encoding ATP-dependent zinc metalloprotease FtsH has translation MKKFNKKNKMQFSGYKNLLIATVIIVACVSLLSKLTEYTSHVEKISYTQFQKDAQEGIIKKLYVSGAEAEGIKKDGSHFAVRIPERYDWKSFSEQSDIDVAFVPPSTDLSLWHFLPMFSIILALLVAWYFLKQSRGGSGSGSGGPGGIFSMGKSRAKMFLPSTIKQKFSDVAGATDAKEELQNIIDYLKNPEKFRHLGAKISRGVLLVGEPGNGKTLLARAVAGEANVPFFSITGSDFIEVFVGVGAARVRDLFAQARKHSPCIIFIDEIDAIGRARGTGMGGGHDEREQTLNQLLTEMDGFGSDGSNIIVLAATNMPEVLDKALLRPGRFDCRIDVPYPDEQAREDILHIHARKVKLAPDVDLKSFAADTAGFSGAELADLINKAAVEAARLNQLTITTEDLKKAQKTIVNSQEAVNPQQNPLAADNSLARMHKPSQIKTTFASVAGMENAKEELKDIVDHLKDPKKFGRLGARISKGVLLVGPPGNGKTLLARAVAGEANCPFFSISGSEFVQKYVGVGAARVRDMFAQARKHKPSIIFIDEIDAVGAKRINSDSGGGQEHNQTLNQLLTEMDGFDSKEDPIIIIAATNRADILDKALLRPGRFDRQVQVPNPRVADRLKILQLHAKDFHLDESVDLERIARGTPDFSGAQLAHLINEAALLATKHPEKDAIFMEDFEEARDKIIAGKKWKDQTKNKEDLAVTAYHEAGHALMHVLQPEFSMPLHKVTILARGGALGLTWGLPEGDQLKQTKEQMIAHIKVCMGGRAAEELVFEKQSTGAHGDFQQATEAAQKMVRYYGMTDELGPVIYDERSFPISQKTAERIDDAVKKISQECLAQVKDTLIKNRGKLEKLAQALLEKETLEAQEVYELLGVTPRTSHKLA, from the coding sequence ATGAAGAAATTTAATAAAAAAAATAAAATGCAGTTTAGTGGATATAAAAATCTGCTTATTGCAACCGTTATTATTGTCGCATGTGTATCATTATTGAGTAAATTGACTGAATATACCAGTCATGTTGAAAAAATAAGTTATACTCAATTTCAAAAAGATGCCCAAGAAGGCATTATCAAAAAATTATATGTCAGTGGTGCTGAAGCTGAGGGCATTAAAAAAGATGGTTCTCATTTTGCAGTACGTATTCCGGAGCGGTATGATTGGAAGTCATTCTCTGAGCAATCAGATATTGATGTTGCCTTTGTGCCGCCTTCAACAGATCTTTCACTGTGGCATTTTTTGCCTATGTTCTCTATTATTCTTGCCTTGTTAGTTGCTTGGTATTTTTTGAAACAATCACGTGGTGGCTCAGGTTCAGGGAGTGGTGGCCCAGGTGGAATTTTTAGTATGGGTAAAAGTCGTGCAAAAATGTTTTTACCTTCAACTATAAAGCAGAAATTTAGTGATGTTGCAGGCGCAACTGATGCAAAAGAAGAATTGCAAAATATTATTGATTATTTAAAGAATCCTGAAAAGTTTCGGCATTTAGGGGCTAAAATCTCTCGCGGTGTATTGCTTGTAGGTGAACCGGGAAATGGTAAAACATTACTGGCAAGAGCAGTGGCAGGTGAGGCGAATGTTCCTTTCTTTTCAATTACCGGTTCAGACTTTATTGAAGTGTTTGTTGGTGTTGGCGCAGCTCGTGTTCGTGATCTATTTGCACAAGCACGTAAACATTCCCCGTGTATTATATTTATTGATGAAATTGATGCTATCGGTCGTGCGCGTGGCACCGGTATGGGTGGTGGCCACGATGAACGAGAGCAAACATTAAATCAATTATTAACAGAAATGGATGGTTTTGGTTCAGATGGTAGTAATATCATTGTTCTTGCTGCAACCAATATGCCGGAAGTTCTTGATAAAGCATTATTGCGTCCGGGTAGATTTGATTGTCGTATTGATGTTCCCTATCCAGATGAGCAAGCTCGTGAAGATATTCTGCATATTCATGCTCGCAAAGTAAAATTAGCACCCGATGTTGATTTAAAGTCATTTGCTGCCGATACTGCAGGATTTAGTGGAGCAGAATTAGCCGATTTAATTAATAAAGCTGCAGTTGAAGCTGCACGCTTAAATCAATTGACTATCACAACAGAAGATCTGAAAAAAGCGCAAAAAACAATTGTAAATTCTCAAGAGGCAGTAAACCCTCAACAAAATCCATTAGCTGCTGATAACAGTTTGGCACGGATGCATAAACCGTCACAAATAAAAACAACGTTCGCTTCAGTTGCAGGAATGGAAAATGCAAAAGAAGAGCTTAAAGATATTGTTGATCATTTAAAAGATCCAAAGAAATTTGGCCGCCTTGGCGCACGTATAAGTAAAGGTGTGCTTCTTGTAGGCCCTCCGGGAAATGGTAAAACTTTATTGGCTCGTGCTGTTGCAGGTGAAGCAAATTGCCCATTTTTTAGTATTAGCGGTTCAGAATTTGTACAAAAATATGTTGGTGTTGGTGCAGCTCGTGTTCGTGATATGTTTGCACAAGCACGTAAGCATAAACCGAGTATTATCTTTATTGATGAAATTGATGCAGTTGGAGCAAAAAGAATTAATAGTGATTCAGGCGGCGGACAAGAGCATAATCAAACATTAAATCAATTATTGACTGAAATGGATGGTTTTGATTCAAAAGAGGATCCGATAATCATTATTGCTGCGACAAACCGTGCAGATATTCTTGATAAAGCATTATTGCGTCCGGGTAGATTTGATCGTCAAGTTCAGGTGCCAAATCCTCGCGTTGCAGATCGTTTGAAAATTTTGCAATTACATGCAAAAGATTTTCACTTGGATGAATCAGTTGATCTTGAACGTATTGCTCGAGGGACTCCGGATTTTTCCGGTGCACAACTTGCTCATCTAATTAATGAAGCTGCATTGTTAGCAACAAAACATCCGGAAAAAGATGCTATATTCATGGAAGATTTTGAAGAAGCACGTGATAAAATTATTGCCGGTAAAAAGTGGAAAGATCAAACTAAAAATAAAGAAGATCTTGCTGTTACCGCCTATCATGAAGCGGGGCATGCTTTAATGCATGTGTTGCAGCCTGAATTTTCAATGCCACTTCATAAAGTCACTATTTTGGCTCGTGGAGGAGCTCTTGGTTTGACTTGGGGATTACCTGAAGGTGATCAGTTGAAACAAACTAAAGAGCAGATGATTGCACATATTAAGGTTTGCATGGGTGGTCGTGCTGCAGAAGAGTTGGTGTTCGAAAAACAGTCAACCGGAGCACATGGCGATTTTCAACAAGCAACTGAAGCTGCGCAAAAAATGGTGCGCTATTATGGCATGACAGATGAATTAGGTCCGGTTATTTATGATGAGCGTAGTTTTCCTATTTCACAAAAAACTGCTGAACGTATTGACGATGCAGTTAAAAAGATTTCACAAGAATGTTTAGCGCAAGTAAAAGATACACTTATTAAGAATCGTGGTAAACTTGAAAAACTTGCACAAGCGTTACTAGAAAAAGAAACATTGGAAGCGCAAGAAGTGTATGAACTGCTTGGTGTTACGCCACGTACTTCACATAAATTGGCTTAA